In Saccharomyces kudriavzevii IFO 1802 strain IFO1802 genome assembly, chromosome: 9, the following proteins share a genomic window:
- the BCY1 gene encoding cAMP-dependent protein kinase regulatory subunit BCY1 (similar to Saccharomyces cerevisiae BCY1 (YIL033C); ancestral locus Anc_7.206), with translation MVSSLSKESQVELQLFHNEVNAANPSDFLQFAANYFNLRLEQQRSFLKDREPEFKAKNIVLFPEPEESFSRPQSSQSQSRSRSSVMFKSPFVNEDPHSNVFKNGFNLDPHEQDTNQQVQEEQQHIREKTSTPPLPMHFNAQRRTSVSGETLQPNNFDDWTPDHYKEKSEQQLERLEKSIRNNFLFNKLDSDSKRLVINCLEEKCVPKGATIIKQGDQGDYFYVVEKGTVDFYVNDNKVNSSGPGSSFGELALMYNSPRAATVVATSECLLWALDRLTFRKILLGSSFKKRLMYDDLLKSMPVLKSLTTYDRAKLADALDTKIYQPGETIIREGDQGENFYLIEYGAVDVSKEGQGVVNKLKDHDYFGEVALLNDLPRQATVTATKRTKVATLGKSGFQRLLGPAVDVLKLNDPTRH, from the coding sequence ATGGTGTCTTCTCTGTCCAAGGAATCGCAAGTCGAATTGCAGCTGTTCCACAACGAAGTGAATGCCGCTAATCCGTCGGACTTCCTTCAGTTCGCCGCCAACTATTTCAATCTGAGATTGGAGCAACAGAGAAGTTTTCTCAAGGATAGGGAGCCCGAATTCAAGGCCAAGAACATTGTTCTGTTTCCAGAACCGGAAGAGTCATTTTCCAGGCCCCAATCATCTCAGTCGCAATCGAGGTCCAGATCAAGCGTGATGTTCAAGTCTCCCTTTGTAAACGAGGACCCACATTCGAACGTGTTCAAGAACGGGTTCAATTTGGACCCGCATGAACAGGACACTAATCAGCAAGTGCAGGAAGAGCAGCAGCACATTAGAGAAAAGACCTCCACCCCTCCGCTCCCAATGCACTTCAACGCCCAAAGACGTACTTCAGTTAGTGGTGAGACGCTACAGCCAAACAATTTTGACGACTGGACTCCGGATCACTACAAGGAAAAGTCCGAGCAGCAATTGGAAAGACTCGAAAAATCGATCCGCAACAACTTCCTCTTCAACAAGCTGGATTCTGACTCTAAGAGGCTGGTCATCAACTGTCTGGAGGAAAAATGCGTTCCCAAGGGCGCTACGATTATCAAGCAGGGCGACCAAGGTGATTACTTCTACGTCGTAGAGAAGGGTACCGTCGACTTTTACGTCAACGACAACAAAGTCAATTCCTCCGGTCCAGGCTCCAGTTTCGGGGAATTGGCTCTTATGTACAACAGTCCCCGTGCTGCCACGGTTGTGGCCACGTCAGAATGTCTGTTGTGGGCGCTAGACAGACTTACTTTCAGGAAGATTCTTTTGGGAAGCTCTTTCAAGAAGAGACTCATGTATGACGATCTTTTAAAAAGCATGCCCGTTTTGAAGAGCTTGACAACGTACGACCGTGCCAAGCTTGCCGATGCCCTGGATACCAAGATCTACCAGCCGGGAGAAACAATCATCCGCGAGGGTGACCAAGGGGAGAACTTCTATCTGATTGAGTACGGAGCTGTGGACGTTTCCAAGGAGGGTCAAGGTGTTGTAAACAAACTGAAGGACCATGATTATTTCGGTGAAGTGGCTTTGCTGAACGACTTGCCCAGACAGGCCACTGTCACTGCTACAAAGAGAACCAAAGTTGCCACGTTGGGGAAAAGCGGCTTCCAAAGACTCTTGGGTCCTGCAGTAGACGTATTGAAGCTCAATGACCCTACAAGACactaa
- the CAP2 gene encoding F-actin-capping protein subunit beta (similar to Saccharomyces cerevisiae CAP2 (YIL034C); ancestral locus Anc_7.208) — MSDAQFDAALDLLRRLNPTKLQENLNNLIELQPNLAQDLLSSVDVPLSIRKDPTDSNREYLCCDYNRDIDSFRSPWSNTYFPELSSEDSQDSPFPSTPLRQVEILANDSFDIYRDLYYEGGISSVYFWDLNEEEFDGHDFAGVVLFKKNQSDHSNWDSIHVFEVTASPSSSDTFNYRVTTTIILHLDKTNYDHDSQMMLSGNLTRQTEKDIGVDMSRPLEIISTSHVANLGSLIEDIESQMRNLLETVYFEKTRDIFHQTKNAAIASSAEETNKDAHAEVIKGLQSL; from the coding sequence ATGTCTGACGCTCAATTTGATGCCGCTTTGGATCTTCTCAGAAGACTTAATCCTACCAAGTTACAAGAAAATCTAAACAATTTGATCGAACTACAACCGAATTTAGCACAAGATCTATTGTCTTCAGTAGACGTTCCCCTATCCATCCGGAAGGACCCAACCGATTCGAATCGCGAGTACTTATGTTGTGACTATAACCGTGATATCGATTCGTTCAGATCGCCTTGGTCAAACACCTATTTCCCAGAATTGTCCTCAGAGGACTCGCAAGACAGCCCCTTTCCATCAACACCCTTAAGACAAGTCGAGATTTTGGCCAACGACTCTTTCGACATTTACAGAGATCTTTACTATGAAGGTGGCATCTCGAGTGTTTACTTCTGGGACcttaatgaagaagagttcGACGGTCACGATTTCGCAGGGGTCGTgcttttcaagaaaaaccaGTCCGACCATAGCAATTGGGACAGTATCCACGTTTTTGAAGTCACAGCATCtccttcatcatctgaCACTTTCAACTACAGAGTCACTACTACAATCATCCTACACTTGGACAAAACAAATTATGACCATGACTCTCAGATGATGCTGTCCGGAAACTTGACAAGACAGACGGAGAAGGACATCGGAGTAGACATGTCCCGTCCATTAGAAATCATCTCCACGTCGCATGTTGCTAACTTGGGGTCTTTGATCGAGGATATCGAGTCTCAAATGAGAAACCTGTTGGAAACCGTTTATTTCGAAAAGACAagagatatttttcaccaaaCAAAGAACGCTGCCATTGCATCCTCTGCGGAAGAGACTAATAAAGATGCCCATGCAGAGGTCATCAAGGGCCTTCAATCTTTATAG